From Eriocheir sinensis breed Jianghai 21 chromosome 65, ASM2467909v1, whole genome shotgun sequence, one genomic window encodes:
- the LOC126987611 gene encoding proclotting enzyme-like, with amino-acid sequence MPVHSRGPAKNTPATVVMAGTWVIVLVLGLLCGSPLGCFGDDAVTEGSGFESTTEYPTEETTTPSLETTTSSLENETTPSNENVSTTTLGGDMPTTPASENIATTPPPEDVKATTTDSPHAATEQKDSALLDEQTTGSLTEEQTTTESATLGQSPHSRKRLYDFATPILREVYKLDGFQRPPTSRSSLCGSRGRIIGGLLASVGEWPWAVVVKDKNDVHYCGGVLISPRHVLTAAHCIGHPDLANRYPLKVTVGDHDLSTTTEAISTTRWVQQAMQHNQYDHETTYNNDVGVMVVMDPIDTQGQVAPVCLPSAQFQLSVGTKLWVIGWGATMEGGPVVNVLRDVQVTVLAHSECQTAYPNQYRSDRMYCVGDQAGGKDACQGDSGGPLLYKDASDKWFVVGVVSFGTGCGRAQYPGVYTSVPFHLGLINWAINNA; translated from the exons ATGCCAGTCCACAGCCGCGGCCCAGCGAAGAATACTCCAGCGACGGTAGTGATGGCGGGGACGTGGGTGATCGTTTTGGTGCTGGGTCTCTTGTGCGGTTCCCCTCTTGGATGCTTTGGGGACGATG CTGTGACCGAAGGAAGTGGTTTCGAATCCACAACAGAGTACCCCACTGAAGAG accACGACACCCTCTCTGGAGACCACGACATCCTCTCTGGAGAATGAAACTACACCTTCCAATGAGAATGTGTCAACTACAACCTTAGGAGGTGACATGCCCACTACACCCGCCAGTGAGAACATCGCGACCACGCCTCCCCCTGAGGACGTGAAGGCCACTACTACAGACTCCCCACACGCCGCCACAGAACAAAAAGACTCTGCCCTCCTCGACGAACAAACTACAGGATCATTAACCGAGGAGCAAACAACCACGGAGTCCGCGACACTGGGCCAATCCCCACATTCCAGGAAAAGGCTGTATGACTTCGCTACGCCGATTCTCCGCGAAGTGTACAAACTTGATGGCTTCCAGCGGCCTCCGACCTCAAGAAGTTCCCTGTGTGGCTCACGGGGCCGCATCATCGGGGGTCTGCTGGCCTCTGTGGGAGAGTGGCCGTGGGCTGTCGTGGTGAAGGACAAGAACGACGTGCACTACTGTGGCGGCGTGTTGATCTCCCCGCGACACGTCCTCACCGCCGCGCACTGCATTGGACA CCCTGACCTGGCCAACCGCTATCCCCTGAAGGTGACTGTTGGGGACCACGACCTCTCCACGACAACGGAGGCCATTTCCACGACGCGCTGGGTGCAACAGGCGATGCAGCACAACCAATACGACCACGAAACTACCTACAACAACGAcgtaggggtgatggtggtgatggaccCCATCGACACCCAGGGACAGGTGGCGCCCGTCTGCCTCCCTTCTGCGC AGTTCCAGCTTTCGGTGGGAACGAAGCTGTGGGTGATCGGATGGGGCGCCACCATGGAGGGCGGCCCTGTGGTGAACGTGCTGCGAGACGTGCAGGTGACCGTGCTGGCCCACTCGGAGTGCCAGACCGCCTACCCGAACCAGTACCGCAGCGACAGAATGTACTGCGTCGGGGACCAGGCAGGGGGCAAAGACGCTTGTCAG GGCGACTCCGGCGGGCCGCTGCTGTACAAGGACGCCAGCGACAAGTGGTTCGTGGTGGGCGTGGTTAGCTTCGGCACGGGCTGCGGGCGGGCGCAGTACCCCGGCGTGTACACGAGTGTGCCCTTCCACCTCGGCCTTATCAACTGGGCCATCAACAACGCGTGA